TGGTGGTGGTGACCCGGGTGATGATGCCCATCGCGCTGATGGTGGGGGCCTATATCTTCTTCCGGGGCCACAACCAGCCGGGCGGCGGCTTCATCGCCGGTCTGGTGGTCGCCATCGCCTTTTTGATGCAATACATGGCCAGCGGCTTTACCTGGGCGGCCGAGCGGCAGCGGTTCTATTACCATGCCACCATCGGCTGGGGCGTGCTGATTGCGGCGGCCACCGGTCTGGGCGCCTGGTTCAACGACATGCCCTTCCTGACCAGCGATTTCGGCTATCTGCACTGGCCGCCTCTGGAGGAGTTCGAATGGGCCACCGCGATGCTGTTTGACACCGGCGTGTTCCTGGCGGTGCTGGGCGCGGTGATGCTGACGCTGGAAAGCCTGTCACGCTTTGCCTGGCAGCCGGGGATGACCCAGGAATTCCCGATGGATATCAACCCCGCGCGTGAGGCGCTGCGCCAGTTTGTCGAGGAGACCAAGCAGAAGATGGCCGAAAAGGGCAAGACCATAGACACGGAAAAGGGGGCCTGAGATGGAAGCGCTTCTTGCATCCGCCGTGGGCGTTCTGACCGCTGCCGGCATTTTCCTGATCCTGCGTCGGCGCACCTTTCCGGTGATCCTGGGCCTGTCGCTGCTGACCTATGCGGTCAACGCCTTCCTGTTCGCCACCGGGCGGCTGGCGCTGAACGCGCCGCCGGTACTGAACAAGTATAAGGAGGTCGTCTATACCGATCCGCTGCCGCAGGCGCTGGTGCTGACGGCGATCGTGATCTCGTTCGGGATGACGGCGGTGATCGTGATGATCGCGCTCAGCGCCTATCTGTCGTCGCGCGATGACCGGATCGACATGAGCGCGCAGGACAGTGTCGACGCGGCGGGAGAGGACGCATGAACCACTGGATCATTGCCCCGATCGTGCTGCCCGCGCTGCTAGCGCCCTTCATCATCATGGTGCTGCGCTATCACCTTGATTTGCAGCGCATCTTTTCGGTTGCAGGCACCGTCGGCCTCGTCGGCATCGCGCTGACGCTGACCGCGCAGGCCTCGGGCGGCGCGGTGCAGGTCTATGAGCTGGGCAACTGGCCCGCGCCCTTTGGCATCGTGCTGGTGCTCGACCGGATGTCGGCGCTGTTCGTGCTGCTGACATCGCTCTTGGCGCTGGTCGTGGTGCTTTATGCGATGGGATCGGGCTGGGACAAGCGCGGGCGGCATTTCCACCCTCTGTTCCAGTTCCAGCTGATGGGGGTCTGCGGCGCCTTTCTGACCGGCGACGCCTTCAACCTGTTTGTGTTCTTCGAGGTGTTGCTGATCGCCTCTTACGGGCTGATGACCCATGGCGGCGGCGCGGTGCGGCTCAAGGCCGGGGTACAGTATGTCACCTATAATCTGCTCGGCTCGACCCTGTTCCTGTTCGCGCTCGGCACGCTTTATGCGGTGACCGGCACGCTGAACATGGCCGATCTGGCGGTGCGGGTGGCCGAACTGCCGCCCGAGGATACCGCCCTGCTGCGGGTCGGGGCGGTCCTGCTGCTGCTGGTGTTCTGCATCAAGGCCGCGGTGCTGCCGCTGCATTTCTGGCTGCCGGCAAGCTATGCCAATGCGCCGCTGCCAGTGGCGGCGTTGTTTGCGATCATGACCAAGGTCGGCGCCTATGCCATCCTGCGCATGTATACGCTGGTCTTTGGCCCCGATCTGGCGATTGCCGAGGGGCTGGCGGGCGCCTGGCTGCTGCCCGCTGCTTTGGTCACCCTGGCGGTGGGCGCAATCGGTATCCTGGGCACAAGGCATATCGCCCGCATGGCGGCCTTTGGCGCCATCGCCTCGATGGGCACGCTGCTGATCGCGGTGTCGCTGTTCACCCCGCAGGCCACGGCGGCGGCGCTTTATTATGCGGTACATTCTACCCTGGCGGCGGCGCTGATGTTCCTGGTCGCCGATCTGGTGATGGAGCGTCAGGGCGGGCGTATCGACGGCATGCCGCCGATGGCGCAATCCGGCCTGATCGCGGTGCTGTTCTTTATCGGGTCGATCGCGCTGGCCGGGATGCCACCGCTGTCGGGCTTCGTCGGCAAGCTGCTGGTGATGGATGCCGCCCGCGACGCGGGCGAGTTTGCCGCGATCTGGGCGATGATCTTGATCAGCTCGTTCATCACCATCGTCGGGCTGGCGCGCGCGGGCTCGCTGATCTTCTGGCAGAGCCATGACGAGCGTCACAACACCGAGCCGGACCCGGAAAACGAGGATGAGGTGATCCACCTGCCCGCGCCCGAGCCGATGCCCGGTCTGACCTTTGCAGCGGTCTTCGGGCTGGTTGCCGGTCTGGCGGCGCTCACCCTCTTTGCCGGGCCTCTGATGGATTATACCCGCGCCATGGCGGCGCAGCTTTACGAACCGCAAGCCTATATCGACGCGGTCCTGAAGGGAGGCGGGAAATGAAACTCTTGCGCCGTATCTTTCCGCACCCGCACCTGACCCTGCTGTTGACGCTGGTCTGGGTGCTGCTGGCCAATGCGCCCTCGCTCAACTCGCTGCTGTTCGGGCTGATCTTGGGGATCGTGATCCCCTTCATCACACAGCCCTATTGGCCGGACCGGCCCAAGCTGCGCAACTGGCCGATGGTGGTCGAATACATGCTGGTCGTGCTGTGGGACATCGTGATGGCCAATGTCACCGTGGCCGGCATCATCCTGTTCAAGCGCGACGCAGACCGCAAACCGGCCTGGATCTCGATCCCGCTGGAGCTGCGCAGCCCCGAGGCGATCACCGTGCTGGCGGGCACCATCACCATGACCCCCGGCACCGTCAGCTGCGATCTGTCCGAGCGCGGTCTGAACCTGCTGGTGCATTGCCTGGACGCACCCGACCCGGACGCGGTGCGCGACGAGATCAAGCAGCGCTATGAACGCCGCCTGAAGGAGATTTTCGAATGATCCTGACCTATGCGATCTATTTCACCTTTGCCTGTTTCGGCGCGGCGATCATGATGTGCCTGTGGCGGATCATCACCGCCGAAGGGGTCGGCACGCGGGTGCTGGCGCTGGATACGATGGTGATCAACACCATCGCGCTGATGATCCTCTATGGCCTGACCGTGGGCTCCGAGATCTTCTTTGAAGCGGCCATGATTATCGCCATGCTGGGCTTTGTCTCGACCGTGGCCTACGCGCGCTTCATGTTGCGCGGCAATATCATCGAGTGAGGGCGGCATGGACCAGATCTGGGAAATCACTATCGCCTTCTTCCTGATCGTCTCGGGAGTGTTCGGCTTTGTCGGCTCGTTCGGGATGATCAAGCTCAAGGATCCGATGTCGCGGCTGCACGCGCCGACCAAGGCGACCACGCTCGGGGTGGGCGGGGTGCTGATCGCCTCGATCCTGCATTCGCTGACGCTCGAGGATCACGTCTCGCTGCACGAGTTGCTGATCACGCTGTTTCTGTTCCTGACAGCGCCGGTCACGGCGCTGTTCATTGCCAAATGGCACATTCACCGGCATGAAACGCCCGAGTCCCTGCCGCCGACCGGCGGGGACGGCAGATGGGCCACCCACGCGGTCGAACCCGACGACGACACACCAGAGCATACGGCCAACTGACATCATGCACACACCGCCCCTGCCCCGCACCCGCGACCTTGTTCTGATCGGGGGCGGCCACACCCATGCGCTGGTGCTGCGCAAATGGGGGATGATGCCGCTGGCGGGCACAAGGGTGACGGTGATCAATCCCGGTCCCACCGCGCCCTATTCGGGCATGCTGCCTGGTTTCGTCGCCGGTCACTATGACCGCGCGGCGCTGGATATCGACCTGGTGCAACTGGCGCGCTTCGCGGGCGCGCGGGTGGTGCTGGGCGCGGTTCAGGGTATCGACCTCGACCAGCGCGAGATCCATGTGCCGGGCCGCCCACCGATCAGCTTTGACGTGGCCTCGGTCAATGTCGGCATCACCTCGGCCATGCCCGAGATGGAGGGTTTTGCCGATCATGCGATCCCGGCCAAGCCGCTGGGGCCCTTCGCTGCCCGCTGGGCCGCCTATCTTGCGGGCGCGGGCCCGGCGCGGGTGGCGGTAATCGGTGGCGGCGTCGCCGGGGCCGAACTGGTGATGGCCATGGCCCACGCCCTGCGCAGCCGGGGCCGCGCGGGTCAGGTGACATTGATCGACCGCGCGCGCGTACTGGCGGGTCTCGGCCCGGGCGCCGCCGCGCGGGTCCGTCAGGCGATGGTCGGTCTGGGCGTGACCCTGGTTGAGGGGGTCGAGATCGCCCGGATCTCCGCCGAAGCGGTCGAACTGGGTGATGGCCGCCAGATCGAGGCCGATTTCATCACCGGCGCTGCGGGCGCGCGCGCCTATCCCTGGCTGGCCGAAACCGGGCTCGACACCCACGAGGGGTTCATCGCCGTCGATGCCTGCCTGCGCTCCAGCGATCCGATGGTGTTTGCCGCCGGAGATTGCGCACATCTGACCGATACACCGCGCCCCAAGGCCGGGGTCTATGCCGTGCGCGAGGCGCCGGTCCTTTATGACAATCTGCGCGCAGCGCTTGGCGCCGGGCATCCGCGCCCTTATCGCCCGCAATCCGATTACCTCAAGCTGATCTCGCTGGGTGGCAAATCTGCCCTGGCCGAGAAATGGGGGCGCGTGTTTGCCGGCCCCGCCATGTGGCGCTGGAAGGACCGGATCGACCGGACCTTCATGGACCGGTTCCGTGACCTGCCGCAGATGGGCCAACCCGCCCTGCCCGAGCTTCACAGCGCCGGGCTGAATGAGGCGCTGGGGGACAAGCCGCTTTGCGGCGGCTGCGGCGCCAAGGTGGGGCGCGCCGCCCTGCGCGCGGCGCTGGCACCGCTGCCGGGCATGGTGCGCAACGACGTGACCCCGCTGCCCGGGGATGACGCGGCGCTGCTGACGACCGGCGGTGTCCGGCAGGTGATGACCTCGGACCATCTGCGCGCCCTGGCTGAGGATCCGGTGCTGATGACCCGCATCGCCGCCCATCACGCGCTGGGCGATATCTGGGCCATGGGCGCAGCGCCGCAGGCGGCCACCGCCACGGTGATCCTGCCGCGCCTGTCACCCGAGCTGCAACAGCGTAGCCTGGCCGAGATCATGGCCGCCGCAACCGAGGTGATGCGCGCCGCCGGGGCAGAAATTGTCGGCGGCCACAGCTCGGTCGGAGACGAGCTGACCATCGGTTTCACCCTGACCGGCCTGTGCACCCAAGCGCCGATCACGCTGGGCGGCGGGCAGCCCGGCGACGTGCTGATCCTGACCAAGCCGCTGGGCAGCGGTGTGCTGATGGCGGCCGAGATGGCTGGCCGTGCGCCGGGCGCAGACGTGGCCGCCGCCTATGCCCTGATGACCATGGATCAGGGACCTGCCGCCCGCATCCTGGGCGCCGCCCATGCGATGACCGATGTGACGGGCTTCGGCCTTGCCGGGCACCTGCACGGGCTGTGCGAGGCCTCGGGCACCGGGGCGGAGCTTGACCTTGCGGCGGTGCCGCTGATGGCGGGCGCGTTGGCCTTGTCCGAGGCGGGTCACCGCTCGTCCATCTTCGCCGACAACCGGGCGCTGGTGCCGGGCTTGCCCGCCACCGGCGCGGCGGCGCTGCTGTTCGATCCGCAAACTGCGGGCGGCCTGCTCGCCGCTGTCGCGCCCGATCAGGCCGACGTCTGCCTCGCGGATTTGGTCAAAGCAGGTTACCCCGCCGCCCGGATCGGGGAGCTGACCCAAACGCCCGGCCTGCGTCTCGCCCGCTGACGGGGGCCAGCCCCCCGCCGCCCGTTCCGGGCGCCTCCCCCCGGAGTATTTCAAACCAGAAAGAAGCAGCAGAGGCTCGGCCCTGCATTTCGCCCAAAGTACGCTGGGGGGTCCGCGGCTTGCCACGTCGGAGGCAGCGCCCCCTCTCGCAGCGCTCAGAGGGCCTTCAGCACTGCGGCAACCTGTGCCGTCAGCGTATCAATACCCGCATGGTCGAGTGTGTCGGAGCGCAGGCGCGCCGCAACCTGCACCGCATGGCTGGCGCGGGACTTGCGATAGGCCGGGTCGTAATGCTGTTCCATCAGGGCGCGGGTGACCCCGTGTTTGTCACCTGCCGCGACCAGGGCCAGCCACCCTTCGACCACCGCATGCCCCCGGTGATAGCGCAGCGGGTCGAGCCGGGCGGTCAGGGTCTCGGCATCCGACAGGATATCGTCATAGGCAGCGGTGAGATAAGCGGAGCGGGCGGCAACGGGCGCCTCGATCTCGATCCGGGGCGCGGCACAAAGCGCGGCCCAGAGGCTGGGCGGCAGGATACGTTCGCCGATGCGCGAGCTTTCCGCCTCGACCACCACGGGGCGCGTGGGGTCGAGCCTGCAAAGCGCCGCCGCCAGCGCCGATTCAAACGCCTTCTGCTCTGGCTGTCCGCCGGGCCGCGCGCCCAGCAGCGAGCCGCGATGATTGGCCAGCGCCTCGAGGTCGAGCATCTGGACGCCCAGCGCCGGCAGCCGGGCCAGGATCTCGGTCTTGGCGGTGCCGGTGAACCCGTCGAGCGCCACCAGCCGGTGCGGCAGCGGATCCTCGTAGAGGTACCGGTTTACCAGTCGTCGATAGGTGCGGTACCCGCCCGAGACCACTTCGGCCCGCCAGCCGATCTGTTGCAACATCCAAGTGAACGAGCCGGACCGCTGCCCGCCGCGCCAGCAATAGACCAGTGGCCGCCAGTGGCCCTCGTGATGGGACAGGCTCTGCTCCACATGGCTGGCGGCGTTGCGGAACACCAGCGCCGCGCCCAGCTTGCGCGCCAGAAACGGGCTTTGCTGCTTGTAGATGGTGCCGACGCGGGCACGCTCTTCGTTGTCCAGCACCGGCAGGTTGATCGCGCCGGGCAGGTGATCCTCGGCAAACTCCGCCGGGCTGCGCACGTCGATGACAGTGTCATAGTCATGCGCATAGAGTTGCGGGAGCGTGGTGAATTCTAGAGCCATGCGCGCGGTGTAGCGCCCTTTGCGGACGGGCGAAAGATCACCCGTCGAAGGGTTCGATCAAATCCGGACCGCTGGCGCGGTTCGAATTCACCGCCGGGTCGACCCGGTGATAGTCGAGCACCTCTTCGGCACCCGGTTGCATCAGCCGGGCAGCGCCATGCCCCGCCTCGCCCAGCCAGAGCGGCCAGTCATCCGGTTCCAGGATCAGCGGCATCCGGTGATGCAACTGCCCCAGATGGCGGTTGGCAGCGGTGGTGACGATGGCGCAGGTGGGCTGGCGCGCGGCCTCGGGGCCCCAGTCCTGCCAGATCCCGGCAAAGGCGATCGGCGCGCCGTCGCGGCGGTGAATGTACCAGGGCAGGCGCACGTCTCCGCCCGGACGCGTCCATTCATAGAACCCCGTGGACGGGATCAGACAGCGCCGCTGCCGGCAGGCTGCGCGAAAGGCTGGTTTCTCGGCCAGGGTCTCGGCACGGGCGTTGATCAGCAGCGGGCCGTCGGTTTCGCTCTTGTACCACTGCGGCAGGAATCCCCAGCGCATCGCCAACAGGTTCCGCCCGCCGGGACCGGCGCGGACGACGTGAACCGGATTGGTGGGGCAGATATTGTAATTTGGCACCGCCGGCAGGTCATTGGCCGGCTGCGCCTGGAACAGCCGCGCCATGGCGTCGCTGGGCAGGGTATTGGCAATCCGTCCGCACATGGCGGCAGATTACGAGGCCGCCTGTACCTTGGCCAGTACCTGTTGCACCTGGGCCTCGACGCTCTGCCAGGCGGGCA
The window above is part of the Ruegeria pomeroyi DSS-3 genome. Proteins encoded here:
- a CDS encoding Na+/H+ antiporter subunit E, with product MKLLRRIFPHPHLTLLLTLVWVLLANAPSLNSLLFGLILGIVIPFITQPYWPDRPKLRNWPMVVEYMLVVLWDIVMANVTVAGIILFKRDADRKPAWISIPLELRSPEAITVLAGTITMTPGTVSCDLSERGLNLLVHCLDAPDPDAVRDEIKQRYERRLKEIFE
- a CDS encoding monovalent cation/H+ antiporter subunit D is translated as MNHWIIAPIVLPALLAPFIIMVLRYHLDLQRIFSVAGTVGLVGIALTLTAQASGGAVQVYELGNWPAPFGIVLVLDRMSALFVLLTSLLALVVVLYAMGSGWDKRGRHFHPLFQFQLMGVCGAFLTGDAFNLFVFFEVLLIASYGLMTHGGGAVRLKAGVQYVTYNLLGSTLFLFALGTLYAVTGTLNMADLAVRVAELPPEDTALLRVGAVLLLLVFCIKAAVLPLHFWLPASYANAPLPVAALFAIMTKVGAYAILRMYTLVFGPDLAIAEGLAGAWLLPAALVTLAVGAIGILGTRHIARMAAFGAIASMGTLLIAVSLFTPQATAAALYYAVHSTLAAALMFLVADLVMERQGGRIDGMPPMAQSGLIAVLFFIGSIALAGMPPLSGFVGKLLVMDAARDAGEFAAIWAMILISSFITIVGLARAGSLIFWQSHDERHNTEPDPENEDEVIHLPAPEPMPGLTFAAVFGLVAGLAALTLFAGPLMDYTRAMAAQLYEPQAYIDAVLKGGGK
- a CDS encoding SOS response-associated peptidase; this encodes MCGRIANTLPSDAMARLFQAQPANDLPAVPNYNICPTNPVHVVRAGPGGRNLLAMRWGFLPQWYKSETDGPLLINARAETLAEKPAFRAACRQRRCLIPSTGFYEWTRPGGDVRLPWYIHRRDGAPIAFAGIWQDWGPEAARQPTCAIVTTAANRHLGQLHHRMPLILEPDDWPLWLGEAGHGAARLMQPGAEEVLDYHRVDPAVNSNRASGPDLIEPFDG
- the mnmH gene encoding tRNA 2-selenouridine(34) synthase MnmH, whose amino-acid sequence is MALEFTTLPQLYAHDYDTVIDVRSPAEFAEDHLPGAINLPVLDNEERARVGTIYKQQSPFLARKLGAALVFRNAASHVEQSLSHHEGHWRPLVYCWRGGQRSGSFTWMLQQIGWRAEVVSGGYRTYRRLVNRYLYEDPLPHRLVALDGFTGTAKTEILARLPALGVQMLDLEALANHRGSLLGARPGGQPEQKAFESALAAALCRLDPTRPVVVEAESSRIGERILPPSLWAALCAAPRIEIEAPVAARSAYLTAAYDDILSDAETLTARLDPLRYHRGHAVVEGWLALVAAGDKHGVTRALMEQHYDPAYRKSRASHAVQVAARLRSDTLDHAGIDTLTAQVAAVLKAL
- the selD gene encoding selenide, water dikinase SelD, giving the protein MHTPPLPRTRDLVLIGGGHTHALVLRKWGMMPLAGTRVTVINPGPTAPYSGMLPGFVAGHYDRAALDIDLVQLARFAGARVVLGAVQGIDLDQREIHVPGRPPISFDVASVNVGITSAMPEMEGFADHAIPAKPLGPFAARWAAYLAGAGPARVAVIGGGVAGAELVMAMAHALRSRGRAGQVTLIDRARVLAGLGPGAAARVRQAMVGLGVTLVEGVEIARISAEAVELGDGRQIEADFITGAAGARAYPWLAETGLDTHEGFIAVDACLRSSDPMVFAAGDCAHLTDTPRPKAGVYAVREAPVLYDNLRAALGAGHPRPYRPQSDYLKLISLGGKSALAEKWGRVFAGPAMWRWKDRIDRTFMDRFRDLPQMGQPALPELHSAGLNEALGDKPLCGGCGAKVGRAALRAALAPLPGMVRNDVTPLPGDDAALLTTGGVRQVMTSDHLRALAEDPVLMTRIAAHHALGDIWAMGAAPQAATATVILPRLSPELQQRSLAEIMAAATEVMRAAGAEIVGGHSSVGDELTIGFTLTGLCTQAPITLGGGQPGDVLILTKPLGSGVLMAAEMAGRAPGADVAAAYALMTMDQGPAARILGAAHAMTDVTGFGLAGHLHGLCEASGTGAELDLAAVPLMAGALALSEAGHRSSIFADNRALVPGLPATGAAALLFDPQTAGGLLAAVAPDQADVCLADLVKAGYPAARIGELTQTPGLRLAR
- a CDS encoding Na+/H+ antiporter subunit C; protein product: MEALLASAVGVLTAAGIFLILRRRTFPVILGLSLLTYAVNAFLFATGRLALNAPPVLNKYKEVVYTDPLPQALVLTAIVISFGMTAVIVMIALSAYLSSRDDRIDMSAQDSVDAAGEDA
- a CDS encoding Na+/H+ antiporter subunit G; its protein translation is MDQIWEITIAFFLIVSGVFGFVGSFGMIKLKDPMSRLHAPTKATTLGVGGVLIASILHSLTLEDHVSLHELLITLFLFLTAPVTALFIAKWHIHRHETPESLPPTGGDGRWATHAVEPDDDTPEHTAN
- a CDS encoding K+/H+ antiporter subunit F encodes the protein MILTYAIYFTFACFGAAIMMCLWRIITAEGVGTRVLALDTMVINTIALMILYGLTVGSEIFFEAAMIIAMLGFVSTVAYARFMLRGNIIE